The Terriglobia bacterium genome includes a region encoding these proteins:
- a CDS encoding helix-turn-helix domain-containing protein: protein MKDLRHWDEEILTSREARGLLKIGRTKLWELTATESIPAYRLGEGKTAALRYKRSDLMNWLERHRYASERDGMKEKREETV, encoded by the coding sequence ATGAAGGACCTCAGGCACTGGGACGAGGAGATCCTGACAAGTCGGGAGGCTCGAGGCCTCTTGAAGATAGGGAGAACCAAGTTGTGGGAGCTGACGGCGACGGAGAGCATCCCGGCGTACCGCCTGGGCGAGGGGAAGACCGCCGCGCTGCGTTACAAGAGGTCCGACCTGATGAACTGGCTCGAGAGGCATCGGTACGCCTCCGAACGCGACGGGATGAAGGAGAAGCGGGAGGAAACCGTCTAG
- the yvcK gene encoding uridine diphosphate-N-acetylglucosamine-binding protein YvcK, translating into MSGQRRRERGAREEGPRRVVALGGGTGLPAVLRGLRPFVQSGLMSDLTAVVAMTDDGGSSGRLRRSRGLPPPGDLRNCLVALSCDEDLLAGLFQHRYDGTEDIGGHTVGNLILAALAEMTGSFLNAVEVSSRVLRTAGRILPVTLQDVVLEAEFADGSRAIGESAIGSSGKRVRAIRLRPHDALPTPGVVEALLGADLVVLGPGSLYTSLLPNLLLARVAAAARATKAVTVLVANLVSERGEGSGLDLTNQAAIIEDVAGGRLIDAVLVHEGVIDEATRLRYLTEGAFPLSWPERSEPDRTVVRGNLLASGPKLRHDPSATAVGLLRAWTAARGKAGAKARGPDPSESPGDTARDRAS; encoded by the coding sequence ATGAGCGGGCAGCGACGCCGGGAACGGGGGGCCCGCGAGGAGGGGCCTCGGAGAGTGGTCGCCCTCGGCGGCGGCACCGGGTTGCCGGCGGTGCTACGGGGCCTCCGCCCGTTCGTGCAGAGCGGCCTGATGTCGGACCTGACCGCCGTGGTGGCCATGACCGACGACGGCGGCAGCTCGGGTCGGCTGCGACGGAGCCGCGGCCTTCCCCCGCCGGGCGATCTCCGCAACTGCCTCGTCGCCCTCTCGTGCGACGAGGACCTTCTGGCCGGGCTGTTCCAACACCGGTACGACGGGACCGAGGACATCGGGGGGCACACCGTCGGGAACCTGATCCTCGCGGCGCTCGCCGAGATGACTGGCAGCTTCCTGAACGCGGTCGAGGTGTCCAGCCGCGTGCTGCGCACCGCCGGACGGATCCTCCCCGTCACCCTCCAGGACGTCGTCCTGGAGGCGGAGTTCGCGGACGGCTCCAGGGCGATCGGCGAGTCGGCGATCGGATCCAGCGGCAAGAGAGTACGGGCCATCCGGCTCCGGCCGCACGACGCCCTGCCGACGCCGGGTGTCGTCGAGGCCCTCCTCGGCGCGGACCTGGTGGTTCTGGGTCCGGGCAGCCTCTACACCAGCCTCCTTCCCAACCTCCTGCTCGCGCGCGTGGCGGCGGCGGCGCGGGCGACGAAGGCGGTCACCGTGCTGGTTGCGAACCTGGTCAGCGAGCGCGGCGAAGGATCCGGCCTCGACCTCACGAACCAGGCGGCGATCATCGAGGACGTCGCGGGGGGGCGGTTGATCGACGCGGTCCTCGTTCACGAGGGCGTCATCGACGAGGCGACGCGGCTCCGCTACCTGACCGAGGGAGCGTTCCCGCTCTCGTGGCCAGAGCGCTCGGAACCGGACAGGACCGTCGTGCGCGGGAATCTCCTCGCGTCGGGTCCCAAGCTTCGCCACGATCCGTCGGCGACTGCCGTCGGGCTCTTGCGGGCCTGGACGGCGGCACGCGGGAAGGCGGGCGCGAAGGCGCGCGGCCCGGACCCTTCGGAGTCGCCCGGCGACACCGCGCGCGACCGCGCCTCCTGA
- a CDS encoding CpsD/CapB family tyrosine-protein kinase, with translation MKVAEGVPLSRIIARQLIESPEIVVRGASRSIAAEKFRRLKTLLENDPDGAAQVIVVTSSTPQEGKSLVALNLALAFASDRNTETLIVDADLRRPTQEKWVSPPPSLGLSDLLSGRADLEHTVMRFKDTTLEMLPAGHPPEDPVELLASDACRTIVAALRKRYRRVIIDTPPIVPFTDADVVARYADGVLLVVRSGRTPKLVFAQAASTVTSTRILGVVLNDVTANLADRGHHYGRYYHTYYNRDGEGKKP, from the coding sequence ATGAAGGTCGCCGAGGGCGTGCCGCTCTCGCGGATCATCGCGAGGCAACTGATCGAAAGCCCCGAGATCGTCGTCCGCGGCGCCTCCCGTTCGATCGCCGCGGAGAAGTTCCGCCGGCTCAAGACCCTTCTCGAGAACGATCCGGACGGCGCCGCGCAGGTCATCGTGGTGACCAGCTCGACGCCGCAGGAGGGAAAGTCGCTGGTGGCGCTCAACCTCGCGCTGGCATTCGCCTCGGACAGGAATACCGAGACCCTCATCGTGGACGCCGACCTGAGGCGTCCGACCCAGGAGAAATGGGTGAGCCCTCCGCCGAGCTTGGGCCTCTCGGACCTCCTGTCGGGCCGCGCGGACTTGGAACATACCGTGATGCGCTTCAAGGACACGACACTCGAGATGCTGCCCGCGGGCCACCCTCCGGAGGACCCCGTCGAACTGCTGGCGTCGGACGCTTGCCGCACGATCGTCGCGGCGCTGCGGAAGCGCTACCGGCGGGTCATCATCGACACGCCGCCGATCGTCCCGTTCACCGACGCGGACGTCGTGGCCCGATACGCCGACGGGGTCCTGCTCGTCGTTCGTTCCGGGCGGACGCCGAAACTGGTGTTCGCCCAGGCGGCCTCGACCGTCACGTCCACCCGAATCCTCGGCGTGGTTCTCAATGACGTGACGGCCAATCTGGCGGATCGCGGCCATCATTACGGCCGGTACTACCACACCTACTACAACCGGGATGGCGAAGGGAAGAAGCCATGA
- a CDS encoding glycosyltransferase: protein MRAGWGARAVRWLFWISVGWIAYAYVGYAALLRVLAASWPRPVARSDVRPRVSVIVTAHDAVGQIGAKLENLLSQEYPPDRLEIVVADDGSGDGTGRLVEDQFAARGVRLVRQEIRGGKERAQKAAIAASRGEVLVFTDVGTLLDRGGIAAIVRSFADPSVGCVSSEDRLLDPARGPVGGERGYVGYEMSLRRLESRVGSIVGLSGSFFAARREVCAGFSDRLASDFRIALVAARLGYRAVVDEAAVGYYRDVGARTSEFGRKVRTVVRGLTVLFAERGLLNPFRFGLFSWQLVSHKLVRWVVPFAMLATLAASGVLGPRSAFFAVAFALQAAGYLAAGLVASFPRLAWLPFARALRYFVEVNLAILVAWARYVRGDRIVTWTPSAR from the coding sequence ATGAGGGCGGGATGGGGGGCCCGAGCCGTGAGGTGGTTGTTCTGGATCTCCGTGGGCTGGATCGCGTACGCGTACGTCGGCTACGCGGCCCTGCTGCGCGTTCTCGCCGCGAGCTGGCCACGCCCCGTCGCGCGCTCCGACGTTCGCCCCCGGGTTTCGGTCATCGTGACGGCCCATGACGCCGTGGGCCAGATCGGCGCGAAGCTGGAGAACCTGCTGTCCCAGGAGTATCCGCCGGACCGCCTCGAGATCGTGGTGGCCGACGACGGCTCCGGCGATGGGACCGGGCGCCTCGTGGAAGACCAGTTCGCCGCGCGGGGCGTTCGCCTCGTGCGCCAGGAGATTCGCGGCGGGAAGGAGCGGGCTCAGAAGGCGGCGATCGCCGCGTCCCGCGGAGAGGTTCTCGTGTTCACGGACGTCGGCACGCTCCTGGACCGGGGTGGGATCGCCGCGATCGTTCGGAGCTTCGCCGATCCGTCGGTGGGCTGCGTCAGCTCGGAGGACCGTCTGCTGGATCCCGCGCGGGGACCTGTGGGAGGCGAGAGAGGGTACGTGGGATACGAGATGTCGCTCCGGCGGCTCGAGTCGCGGGTGGGGTCGATCGTCGGCCTCAGCGGCTCGTTCTTCGCCGCGCGTCGGGAGGTTTGCGCCGGCTTCTCCGACCGTCTCGCAAGCGATTTCCGTATCGCCCTCGTCGCCGCGCGCCTCGGCTACCGCGCGGTGGTGGACGAGGCGGCCGTCGGTTACTACCGGGACGTGGGGGCGAGGACGTCCGAGTTCGGACGCAAGGTACGGACGGTCGTGAGGGGGCTCACCGTGCTCTTCGCGGAGCGTGGGCTCCTCAACCCGTTCCGATTCGGGTTGTTTTCGTGGCAGCTTGTCTCGCACAAGCTCGTGCGCTGGGTCGTGCCGTTCGCGATGCTGGCAACGCTGGCCGCGAGCGGCGTCCTTGGCCCCCGCTCGGCGTTCTTCGCCGTGGCCTTCGCGCTCCAGGCGGCGGGCTACCTGGCCGCCGGGCTCGTAGCGTCGTTTCCGAGACTCGCGTGGCTCCCCTTCGCGCGCGCGCTGCGTTACTTCGTCGAGGTCAATCTGGCCATTCTCGTCGCGTGGGCTCGCTACGTGCGCGGGGACCGGATCGTCACGTGGACTCCGTCGGCGCGCTGA
- a CDS encoding TIGR03013 family PEP-CTERM/XrtA system glycosyltransferase, with the protein MTLLRLTRPRQIVSFALEGGLTFVVLYALAAATTAVVRGLNWPIPASQIAALSLLFVACVAITRGTRAGDESNLRREVALASIVSLSLGLVAFMLDWAYRGTPQAVTGFLMLEGAIAVPAVVACWRWTAARLNVLDGWRERVLVLGTGDSARRLCHWISHHLAADYVVVGFADETDTRVGQVLSMGVRIQTNYDALTRYCPHHADRILVALDEKRGKLPLEPLMELRLAGLEIEDVTSFIERTSGKLAVETMLPSWLIFSDGFKISPLRLAGKRLLDVVFSLFLLVVSLPVALLMAILIRLDSRGPVLYRQRRMGSGGREFVLLKFRSMVQDAEGRSGPTWARAHDPRVTRVGRILRKLRIDETPQLLNVLRGEMSFVGPRPERKHFVEQLERRIPYYRLRMAVRPGITGWAQVQYQYAASEEDALEKLKYDLYYIKNCNALFDLWIALKTVKVVLLGVGAR; encoded by the coding sequence ATGACACTCCTTCGCCTCACGCGGCCGCGTCAGATCGTCTCCTTCGCCCTCGAAGGGGGGCTGACCTTCGTCGTTCTGTACGCGCTCGCCGCCGCGACGACGGCGGTGGTGCGCGGGCTGAACTGGCCCATTCCGGCCTCGCAGATCGCTGCACTCAGTCTGCTCTTCGTCGCCTGCGTCGCGATCACGCGAGGTACCCGAGCCGGCGACGAGAGCAACCTCCGCCGCGAGGTCGCGTTGGCGTCGATCGTTTCGCTGTCGCTGGGGCTTGTCGCGTTCATGCTCGACTGGGCGTACCGCGGGACCCCGCAAGCCGTCACAGGGTTCCTCATGCTGGAGGGAGCCATCGCGGTCCCGGCGGTGGTGGCCTGCTGGCGATGGACCGCGGCAAGGCTCAACGTCCTCGACGGGTGGCGCGAGCGGGTCCTCGTCCTCGGCACGGGCGACAGTGCGCGGCGCCTATGCCATTGGATCTCGCACCACCTCGCCGCCGACTACGTGGTCGTGGGGTTTGCCGACGAAACCGACACGCGCGTCGGCCAGGTGCTCTCCATGGGCGTGAGGATCCAGACGAACTACGACGCGCTGACCCGCTACTGCCCGCATCACGCCGACCGGATCCTCGTCGCCCTCGACGAGAAGCGGGGAAAGCTTCCCCTCGAGCCGCTGATGGAGCTGCGCCTCGCCGGGCTCGAGATCGAGGACGTCACGTCGTTCATCGAGCGGACCAGCGGTAAGCTGGCCGTCGAGACGATGCTCCCGTCGTGGCTGATCTTCTCCGACGGGTTCAAGATCTCCCCGTTGCGCCTCGCCGGCAAGCGTCTTCTCGACGTGGTTTTCTCGCTGTTCCTGCTCGTCGTGAGCCTGCCCGTCGCCCTCCTGATGGCGATCCTGATCCGGCTGGACAGCCGCGGTCCGGTGCTCTACCGGCAGCGCCGGATGGGGAGTGGCGGACGGGAGTTCGTGCTCCTCAAGTTCCGGTCGATGGTCCAGGATGCCGAGGGGCGAAGCGGGCCGACCTGGGCTCGCGCCCACGACCCCCGGGTCACCCGGGTGGGACGGATCCTCCGGAAGCTCAGGATCGACGAGACCCCGCAACTGCTCAACGTCCTCCGGGGCGAGATGAGCTTCGTGGGGCCGCGTCCGGAGCGGAAACACTTCGTCGAGCAGCTCGAGCGCCGGATACCCTACTATCGCCTGCGGATGGCGGTGCGGCCCGGGATCACCGGTTGGGCGCAGGTTCAGTACCAGTACGCCGCGTCCGAGGAAGATGCTCTGGAAAAGCTGAAGTACGACCTGTACTACATCAAGAACTGCAACGCGCTGTTCGACCTGTGGATCGCCCTAAAGACCGTCAAAGTCGTGCTCCTGGGCGTCGGCGCGCGCTGA
- a CDS encoding response regulator: MGSETENGRRFFTTSEVARYCAVTNDGVLKWIKSGKLRAFSTPGGHYRVAMDDFRAFLQKFDIPIDEAFFKGAQKSRTVLVVDDEADIREIVRRVLGELEPGLRIEEAVDGYDAGIKIGSLRPDLIVMDVRMPRVDGLSLCRSIRQNPETKTIKILAITAFPEQDVIRRMYDAGADLCLIKPLQLEHFRLEVLRLLNEAGRNESISA, translated from the coding sequence ATGGGCAGCGAAACCGAAAACGGCCGACGCTTCTTCACGACCTCCGAGGTCGCCCGTTACTGCGCCGTGACCAACGACGGCGTGCTGAAGTGGATAAAGTCCGGGAAGCTTCGTGCCTTCTCCACTCCTGGGGGACATTACCGGGTCGCGATGGACGATTTCCGGGCCTTTCTCCAGAAGTTCGACATCCCGATCGACGAGGCGTTCTTCAAGGGGGCCCAGAAGAGTCGCACGGTCCTCGTGGTCGACGACGAAGCGGACATCCGCGAGATCGTGCGCCGTGTCCTGGGAGAACTTGAGCCGGGGCTTAGAATCGAAGAGGCCGTGGACGGGTACGACGCGGGAATCAAGATCGGGAGCCTTCGCCCGGACCTGATCGTGATGGACGTCAGAATGCCGCGTGTCGACGGCTTGTCGCTTTGCCGCTCGATCCGCCAGAATCCCGAGACGAAGACCATCAAGATCCTCGCGATCACCGCGTTCCCCGAGCAGGACGTCATCCGGCGCATGTACGACGCGGGAGCGGACCTCTGCCTGATCAAGCCGCTTCAACTGGAACATTTCCGGCTGGAGGTCCTCCGCCTGCTGAACGAGGCGGGCCGGAACGAGTCGATCAGCGCCTAG
- the tadA gene encoding tRNA adenosine(34) deaminase TadA — MHERFMEIALEEAARARRDGEVPVGAVVVLSDAVIGTGHNAVAALTDPSAHAEVLAMRVAASHLENYRLIGATLYCTVEPCLMCLGTAMHARIARVVYGAPDLKVGGIGRLAALRAAGADFNHRFESIGGVLADRAAELLLDFFHEKRAATKMQGVMTALGGSGEVPKWS; from the coding sequence ATGCACGAGCGGTTCATGGAGATCGCGCTCGAGGAAGCCGCTCGAGCGCGTCGTGACGGCGAGGTACCCGTCGGGGCGGTCGTGGTCCTGTCCGACGCGGTGATCGGGACCGGCCACAACGCGGTGGCGGCCCTCACCGACCCCTCGGCGCACGCCGAGGTCCTGGCGATGCGAGTCGCGGCCTCGCACCTCGAGAACTACCGCCTTATCGGGGCAACGCTGTACTGCACCGTCGAGCCCTGTCTGATGTGTCTCGGCACGGCGATGCACGCGAGGATCGCCCGAGTGGTCTACGGCGCGCCCGATCTCAAGGTGGGAGGCATCGGCCGCTTGGCGGCGCTCAGGGCCGCCGGAGCCGATTTCAACCACCGCTTCGAGTCGATCGGCGGTGTGTTGGCCGACCGCGCGGCGGAGCTTCTCCTCGACTTCTTTCACGAGAAGCGCGCCGCGACGAAGATGCAGGGAGTGATGACCGCATTGGGAGGATCCGGAGAGGTACCGAAGTGGTCGTAA
- a CDS encoding polysaccharide biosynthesis/export family protein: protein MKLSAIGMYIWFIATIAIAQSPAEPPPTDDRLDYGIGIEDVLRVSVWGETALDLRARVRPDGKITVPLVNDIKVEGLTPEQVRQEITRRLSNYIREPNVTVSVEEINSFRVYVLGEVTRQGPINLFRPARILQVIASAGGITQYSKKEITILREEGGGERRIRIDYKKLLAGDPAQSNVFLKPGDTVLVD from the coding sequence ATGAAGCTCTCGGCGATCGGCATGTATATCTGGTTCATTGCGACGATCGCCATCGCGCAGTCTCCCGCCGAGCCCCCTCCGACCGACGACAGGCTGGACTACGGGATCGGGATCGAGGACGTGCTTCGCGTATCGGTCTGGGGGGAGACCGCCCTCGACCTTCGAGCCCGCGTCCGGCCGGACGGGAAGATCACCGTGCCGCTCGTGAACGACATCAAGGTCGAGGGGCTCACCCCGGAGCAGGTCCGACAGGAGATCACCCGCCGCCTCTCGAACTACATCCGCGAGCCGAACGTCACCGTCAGCGTCGAGGAGATCAACAGTTTCCGGGTCTATGTCCTCGGCGAGGTGACCCGCCAGGGGCCGATCAACCTGTTCCGCCCGGCCCGTATCCTCCAGGTGATCGCTTCCGCGGGGGGAATTACCCAGTATTCGAAGAAGGAAATCACGATCCTCCGGGAGGAGGGGGGGGGCGAGCGCAGGATCCGGATCGACTACAAGAAACTCCTCGCCGGCGACCCTGCCCAGTCGAACGTGTTCCTGAAGCCCGGCGACACGGTCCTCGTCGACTGA
- a CDS encoding DUF3473 domain-containing protein codes for MAGEMLNAFSVDVEDYFQVSAFDSVFPREAWGKAPLRLEAGLRTLLRLAAVAEVHGTFYVLGWLARERPDLVRTISDAGHEIGCHSDEHRLVYDMSPDAFRRDLKRARQAIQDATGKACVLYRAPSFSVTRRSLWALDVMAEEGITIDSSVYPIRHDRYGIAGAPPGPYRPLRGRPDFVELPPSTVRIFGVTLPCAGGGYLRLYPLSWTRAAIRRINLRKKRPAVVYVHPWELDPDQPTVAAGLIRNLRHRVNLARTAERVGGLLREFPFGPVSRVIESLGGPRALPFADLGRPAD; via the coding sequence GTGGCCGGCGAGATGCTCAACGCCTTCAGCGTCGACGTGGAGGACTACTTTCAGGTCTCCGCGTTCGACAGCGTGTTCCCTCGCGAAGCCTGGGGGAAGGCTCCGCTGCGCCTGGAAGCGGGGCTTCGGACGCTTCTCCGTCTCGCCGCCGTCGCCGAGGTCCACGGGACGTTCTACGTTCTCGGTTGGCTGGCCCGCGAGCGGCCGGACCTGGTCCGCACCATCTCGGACGCGGGCCACGAGATCGGCTGCCACAGCGACGAGCACCGTCTCGTCTACGACATGTCGCCCGACGCGTTCCGCAGGGACCTGAAGCGGGCCCGCCAGGCGATCCAGGACGCGACGGGCAAGGCCTGCGTGCTCTATCGCGCGCCCAGCTTCTCGGTGACTCGGCGCAGCCTCTGGGCTCTCGACGTCATGGCCGAGGAGGGGATCACGATCGACAGCAGCGTCTACCCGATCCGCCACGATCGCTACGGGATCGCGGGTGCCCCACCCGGTCCGTACCGGCCTCTCCGTGGCCGCCCGGACTTCGTGGAACTCCCGCCGTCCACCGTGCGGATCTTCGGCGTGACCCTGCCCTGCGCGGGCGGGGGGTACCTGCGCCTCTACCCGCTGTCCTGGACCCGGGCAGCCATCCGACGGATCAACCTGCGGAAGAAGAGGCCCGCGGTGGTTTACGTGCATCCCTGGGAGTTGGACCCGGACCAGCCGACCGTGGCGGCCGGCCTCATCAGGAACCTCCGGCATCGGGTGAACCTGGCGCGGACCGCGGAACGGGTGGGGGGGCTTCTCCGCGAGTTCCCGTTCGGCCCCGTGTCGCGAGTGATCGAGAGTCTCGGAGGGCCACGGGCCCTTCCGTTCGCGGACCTGGGACGACCGGCCGACTGA
- a CDS encoding PqqD family protein, with protein sequence MVPEDAPPRPIGTHHEKDLSGECLSYDHAGDQANVLNGLAREIYLLCDGTRTTGAIARLLPERFDVDEAAARRDVAAAVGELVEEGLLTV encoded by the coding sequence ATGGTGCCCGAAGACGCCCCACCCCGACCCATCGGAACCCACCATGAAAAGGACCTCTCGGGCGAGTGCCTCTCTTACGACCACGCCGGCGACCAGGCAAACGTCCTGAACGGGTTGGCCCGGGAGATCTACCTGCTCTGCGACGGAACTCGAACGACGGGCGCGATCGCGCGGCTTCTCCCGGAGCGGTTCGACGTGGACGAGGCGGCTGCCCGTCGCGATGTCGCGGCCGCGGTCGGCGAGCTGGTGGAAGAGGGGCTTCTGACAGTCTAG